A DNA window from Micromonas commoda chromosome 17, complete sequence contains the following coding sequences:
- a CDS encoding hypothetical protein (putative uncharacterized protein), translating into MAAVNFSKLMSPADFTKKMGVARLVPGKNPDLHVHKDLTLRDPISGTMCGCGVCELFDAYHGVRKRREINRVRLQDGVQVGKLPKVHEPLLYDSGREFGNQATDITVLGPEVIKMLDDARRDPSKDQAVVQDRLVQRDTVRLGQAQQARRNDTAHEGLRDAIARVNANPETAASVLGFTRNKSTGAKRTAEAPPADPQERLKFAAQPRGAILLPDPRHTLGAVEAASMQRIMASKHAAGGRAGASNFCTSSKAPLQELSNRAEPSGLGKVKGAVKIESNSPPRSSTVLPPVVVDLTSPTVVNNNTGGAGGYGFFGASGPDMPRVMSASGIAAAKRAEGGSITTKIGRGSRRAEMEDTHEAAIHAGITGPSGPVPAAPKLRVHTIEEMLVLLVHDDELSHASRNNLEGSLYEALGKCEDDDWDELSPGVIDLLENAQENITHRALRLLVRGILMNVNDLDNDDDDDDEEDGAYNFDEFKEAFELGRATGAQLFDSSGETLEDDSFDSSY; encoded by the exons atggcggcggtgaacttCAGCAAGCTAATGTCGCCCGCCGACTTCACGAAAAAAATGGGGGTTGCCCGCTTGGTCCCCGGAAAGAATCCTGACCTGCACGTCCACAAGGACCTCACGCTGCGGGACCCGATCTCGGGTACCATGTGTGGGTGTGGAGTTTGCGAGCTCTTTGACGCCTACCATGGCGTAAGGAAACGGCGGGAGATCAACCGTGTCAGGTTGCAAGATGGTGTTCAAGTGGGTAAGCTTCCAAAAGTACACGAACCCCTTTTGTACGACAGCGGTCGAGAATTCGGTAACCAGGCGACGGATATTACCGTCTTGGGGCCTGAGGTTATCAAGATGCTTGACGACGCCCGGAGGGACCCTTCGAAGGACCAGGCGGTGGTGCAGgaccgcctcgtccagcgcgatACGGTTCGACTTGGCCAGGCACAACAGGCCAGGCGCAACGATACCGCGCATGAAGGTCTTCGTGACGCCATCGCCAGGGTGAACGCGAACCCAGAAACCGCCGCTTCGGTTCTTGGTTTCACTCGGAACAAAAGCACCGGCGCGAAGCGGACGGCCGAGGCTCCTCCGGCCGACCCGCAGGAGCGCCTCAAGTTCGCTGCGCAGCCTCGCGGTGCCATCCTACTGCCAG ACCCTCGGCACACCTTGGGCGCAGTTGAAGCTGCCAGCATGCAGCGAATCATGGCTTCGAAGCACGCAgccggggggcgcgccggagcTTCAAACTTCTGTACTAGCTCTAAGGCTCCCTTACAGGAGCTCAGCAaccgcgccgagccgtcTGGCCTAGGCAAAGTTAAAGGAGCAGTCAAGATCGAGTCCAACAGCCCTCCGAGGTCTAGCACCGTCCTTCCTCCTGTTGTTGTCGACCTCACGTCCCCAACTGTTGTAAACAACAACActggcggcgcaggcggctaTGGATTCTTCGGCGCTTCCGGGCCAGACATGCCCCGTGTCATGTCCGCAAGCGGAATCGCCGCTGCCAAACGGGCTGAAGGTGGCTCGATAACGACAAAGATTGGGAGGGGGAGCAGGCGTGCCGAGATGGAGGACACGCACGAGGCTGCGATCCACGCCGGGATCACCGGCCCTTCTGG ACCTGTCCCGGCTGCTCCGAAATTGCGTGTGCACACCATCGAGGAGATGTTAGTTCTCCTGGTACATGACGATGAGCTGAGCCACGCTTCACGAAACAACCTCGAGGGCAGCCTCTACGAGGCCCTCGGCAAATGCGAGGACGATGACTGGGACGAGTTGAGTCCTGGCGTCATCGACCTGCTTGAGAACGCACAGGAAAACATCACGCACCGTGCCCTGCGCCTTCTGGTGCGCGGCATATTG ATGAACGTGAACGACCtcgacaacgacgacgacgacgacgatgaggaggacggcgcTTATAACTTCGACGAGTTCAAGGAGGCGTTTGAACTCGGGAGAGCTACGGGCGCCCAGCTGTTTGACTCGTCGGGAGAGACATTGGAGGATGACTCTTTCGACTCGAGTTACTGA
- a CDS encoding predicted protein: MNKERLLIHGLKLNFHRYIGQLRRLPSPHQKTPWRRLFVHKWRACEDDDYVHAKRNDKDVPQNSRRPKTRKASHSFVSLQ; the protein is encoded by the exons ATGAACAAGGAAC GGCTACTTATCCatggtttgaagctgaattttcatcgatacatcggtcaacttcgacgtctacCATCGCCCCACCagaagacgccttggcgtcgactcttcgttcacaagtggcgtgcgtgtgaggacgacgactacgtgcacgccaagcgcaacgataaagacgtcccgcagaacagtcgtcgtccaaagacacggaaggcgtcgcacagtTTTGTTAGTCTGCAATAA
- a CDS encoding hypothetical protein (Has Paired_2/PAX domain.The paired domain is a ~126 amino acid DNA-binding domain, which is found in eukaryotic transcription regulatory proteins involved in embryogenesis), producing the protein MNLRSLLSVIYILCSASVATSSYGDPPLFIHKINDAGGHYRHGHALSWECRLEILSLHVGGCTASQIARETSRSRWCVRKIVEWFDRTGLSSPRPIAGRRPPKLRLPELLYLKWLTKARPCLKHAEYVQRLLQDMEVLVSESTVCRALKYLRLTRKRKTKAAYRKYAPANLLRIKDYEAWQSERDARRIVFVDEMGIRAADAETNYARSQAGHKAVVPGASHETGERGIKWNFLAAMTVDGVLDCSFMKTGSINGQTFENWVAITLIPTILQAYPDGGVSVVMDNASFHRSRILTPMFAHHDMELMFLPAYSPEFNPIETLFAWVKGHVRRDALGSISDIPGATFRALAAVTPRLCKSWLKFSDYVVD; encoded by the exons ATGAACCTACGCTCGCTGTTAAGCGTTATATATATTTTATGTTCGGCAAGTGTGGCAACCTCATCATACGGGGACCCGCCGTTGTTCATACATAAGATAAACGATGCCGGCGGCCATTACCGTCATGGCCATGCGCTAAGCTGGGAGTGCAGATTGGAAATACTTAGTCTGCACGTGGGAGGCTGCACGGCCTCGCAGATCGCGCGTGAGACGAGCAGATCGCGCTGGTGCGTTAGAAAGATTGTCGAGTGGTTCGACCGAACCGGCCTctcgtcgcctcgtccaaTAGCAGGAAGACGCCCTCCGAAACTCCGTTTGCCGGAGCTGCTCTACCTGAAG TGGCTCACGAAGGCTAGGCCTTGTCTTAAGCACGCCGAGTACGTGCAACGTCTGTTGCAGGACATGGAGGTCCTCGTTTCTGAATCCACAGTTTGCCGAGCGTTAAAGTACTTACGCTTAACAAGAAAACGAAAGACCAAGGCCGCATACCGCAAGTACGCACCCGCAAATTTACTGCGCATCAAAGACTACGAAGCGTGGCAGTCGGAACGCGATGCGAGGCGCATCGTTTTCGTCGATGAGATGGGCATACGCGCGGCTGACGCCGAAACAAATTACGCACGATCGCAGGCTGGACATAAGGCGGTGGTGCCCGGTGCTTCGCACGAAACAGGCGAGAGAGGCATCAAATGGAATTttctcgcggcgatgacagTCGATGGGGTACTAGACTGCAGCTTCATGAAGACTGGAAGCATCAACGGCCAAACCTTCGAGAATTGGGTAGCTATTACGCTGATCCCCACCATCTTGCAGGCTTATCCAGATGGAGGTGTTTCTGTGGTGATGGACAATGCTTCCTTTCACAGGAGCCGCATTCTGACACCCATGTTCGCGCATCATGACATGGAACTAATGTTTCTGCCCGCGTACTCTCCGGAATTCAACCCAATAGAAACATTATTCGCGTGGGTGAAAGGGCATGTGAGGCGAGATGCGTTGGGGTCCATTAGTGACATCCCCGGGGCAACTTTCCGTGCCCTTGCGGCAGTCACGCCGAGACTTTGCAAGTCTTGGCTCAAGTTCAGCGACTACGTCGTGGATTGA